One part of the Malus sylvestris chromosome 2, drMalSylv7.2, whole genome shotgun sequence genome encodes these proteins:
- the LOC126603749 gene encoding protein GAMETE CELL DEFECTIVE 1, mitochondrial-like: MMLFRDKGIGSEPGARGSYLKDSEKAEMYKKHKENPEVYTVERLAKDYRIMRQRVHAILWLKELEEEEEKKLGRPLDDSVELLLDTCPEFFNSHDREFHVVSLPYKPDFKVMPEGWDGTTGDLDEVHCEISKKENEMLYQEFVQRMNFNKMKVSSIILTFP, encoded by the exons ATGATGCTTTTTAGG GATAAGGGAATTGGAAGTGAGCCTGGTGCGAGAGGGTCTTATCTCAAGGACTCAGAGAAGGCTGAGATGTATAAGAAGCACAAGGAAAACCCTGAGGTTTATACTGTTGAGAGGCTGGCTAAGGATTATAGGATTATGAGGCAGAGAGTGCATGCTATTCTTTGGCTCAAAGAGcttgaggaggaagaggagaaaAAGCTTGGTCGTCCTTTAGATGATTCTGTTGAGCTCCTGCTTGACACCTGCCCAGA attttttaattCTCATGACCGCGAATTCCACGTGGTATCCCTTCCCTACAAACCTGATTTCAAGGTTATGCCAGAGGGTTGGGACGGTACCACCGGAGATTTGGATGAAGTTCATTGTGAAAtctcaaagaaagaaaatgaaatgttgTATCAAGAGTTTGTCCAGAGAATGAACTTCAACAAAATGAAAGTAAGTTCCATAATCCTGACTTTTCCATGA